The following proteins are encoded in a genomic region of Aliiroseovarius sp. F47248L:
- a CDS encoding copper chaperone PCu(A)C, whose amino-acid sequence MKTILTTTAAALFALPAFAESEIAIEDAYARASGMNAKAGAAFFQIMNHGDKDDRLIAAKSDVAKRVELHTHKETADGIMQMMEVEEGFPVAAGGMHALERGGDHVMFMGLNQPFEDGSTISVTLVFEKAGEMTVEIPVDLKRNPMVGGMKHGNMNNDQMKQDTTPSN is encoded by the coding sequence ATGAAAACCATTCTTACCACCACCGCGGCTGCCCTGTTTGCCCTGCCTGCGTTCGCCGAAAGCGAGATCGCGATCGAAGACGCCTACGCACGCGCTTCGGGAATGAACGCTAAGGCAGGTGCCGCGTTTTTTCAGATCATGAACCATGGCGATAAAGATGATCGTCTGATTGCAGCAAAATCGGATGTGGCCAAGCGGGTTGAATTGCACACCCATAAGGAAACTGCTGACGGTATCATGCAAATGATGGAAGTCGAAGAAGGCTTTCCGGTTGCTGCAGGCGGGATGCACGCGCTTGAGCGTGGCGGCGACCATGTGATGTTCATGGGGCTGAACCAGCCGTTCGAGGACGGATCGACAATCAGTGTCACGCTTGTATTCGAAAAAGCTGGCGAAATGACGGTCGAGATTCCAGTCGACTTGAAGCGCAATCCGATGGTCGGCGGTATGAAGCACGGCAATATGAACAATGACCAAATGAAACAAGACACCACACCGTCGAACTGA
- the rpmB gene encoding 50S ribosomal protein L28, which translates to MSRVCELTGKGPMTGNNVSHAKNRTRRRFLPNLNDVTLQSEALGRGFKLRISAAALRSVDHRGGLDAYLAKAKDVELSANALKIKKEVAKALAAA; encoded by the coding sequence ATGTCGCGCGTTTGCGAATTGACCGGAAAAGGCCCGATGACTGGCAACAATGTCAGCCACGCCAAAAACAGAACCCGCCGCCGGTTTCTGCCAAACCTGAACGATGTGACGTTGCAGTCGGAAGCACTGGGCCGTGGGTTCAAGTTGCGCATTTCGGCCGCTGCGCTGCGTTCGGTAGATCACCGTGGTGGATTGGATGCGTATCTGGCGAAGGCCAAAGACGTTGAGCTGTCGGCCAACGCGCTGAAGATTAAGAAAGAAGTCGCGAAAGCTCTGGCAGCCGCCTAA